Genomic window (Salvelinus fontinalis isolate EN_2023a chromosome 3, ASM2944872v1, whole genome shotgun sequence):
AACACAGATCTTCCtctatcttttttttttacaaaacataaaaacatgatatttcacatatgttgatggtGTGAAATTTCCCTTTAAGGGTATATGCATGTTATATACATATCACAGTTCAACACTTCATACAACAGTTTATCATCTCTATGTACAGATGCggtcaaatatattggcacccctTGTACTTTACAATTGAGTGCAATATAGCAGAATGTTCTGTTTTGTCTTTTCAATGGAATGGCTGTTTTTACCTTGTAAGCACCTGCAACTTACCACAGGTGAGATAAATTACATAGTAAACAAGATAACTTGCCTCCAACCCAATGAATTTGAATTTTTAATAATTTCACAATTTTTTACTATGAAGTGAAAAATCTCCAATTCATTTCTTGGTTCTGTGTAAatcaaacaaatacaaaaaattTGAACGTCAAAAGTTTTTTCAATTTCAACTTCTTTTAGAAGAAATAGATAATCGTGCAACGGTTCTGTCtgcaataaagcccttttgtggggacaACTCAttatgattggctgggcctggctccccagtgggtggacctggctcccaagtgctgtgcctctgcccagtcatgtgaaatccatagattagggcctaatttatttatttcaattaactgacTGGACATCTGATGAAACTAGTATttaatactcctcagtttcatcagctgtccaggtggctggtctcagacgatcccgcaggtgaagaagccagatgtggagggcCTGGGCTGGCGtgatctgtggttgtgaggccggttggatatactgccaaattctgtaaaaagatggaggcggcttatggtagagaaatgaacattcaattatctggcatcagctctgttggacattcctgcagtcagcatgccaattgcatgctccctcaaatcttgagacatctgtggcattgtgttgtgtgacaaaactggagattttagagtggccttttattgtcccctatacaaggtgcacctgtataatgatcatgctgtttaatcagcttctcgatattccacacctgtcaggtggatgtattatcttgaCAAGGAagtaatgctcactaacagggatgtaaacaaatttgtgcacaacatttaagagaaatacgctttttgtgtgtATCGATCATtcctggaatcttttatttcatctcatgaaaaatgggattatgttttgtttatatttttgttcagtaatagTTTCACCTTCTCCAAGAATGAGGAGAGTTGCAGAAAGTTGGTATTCTCTGAAAACAGGTAGCAGACAGAGAGATCCACATGGTGATGTCTAAACAGTAATAGGAGATGTAAATATTTGGGTAGATGTTTCTGGCAGGCAGACAAAGCCGTGCTCCCTGACATATCGCCTGTGTTCTGGTTCATTGCGTGAGGAGGAATGAAAACTAGAGGTGGGTGGGAAAAGCAGACCAAATAACCCTGAATCTGCTCTCCTCTCAGATGAAAAGATACCTAGTGACTGAGAAAGCTGCCATCTGTGCAAATTAAAGGGTGAAAACGAGAGGCACCTTAAATGGGCTGTTGGTAGCCATGTTTCTTTGTTCTAGCTATCCACCATAGGCCTGCTGTACATGGACGGATTGTACAGGAACATTGTACAGAGGCAAACATGCCCAAGTTCCAAGGACCGTAGACACTGTTTAAATTCAGATTGCATGGGATATAGTGCACACAAACAGATTTTAATCAAATATAGGCATGTTTGTTTCTGTGCAATGTCATCTGGACTATGCAAGTCGAAAGCTTTCAGTTGGGCATATGTTAGTGTTCAAAGCATGAAGTTGGCTCTAGACTGATGTAACTACAGTGTAACGACATGATTactacaacaaaacaaactctgcTAGTATAGTGTAACCGCCTGTTTAAGACTGACTTTGTTTTGCCTGTTTAAGACTGACTTTGTTttaaccccccaaaaaacaaagaaaaaacagcTCCAGCCTCACTTCCACCAATTCAGACCATCTATTTCTATTGTGAATTGGCCTTAAACAGAGATGGCCAGCTCTGTTCCATGTGAACTGTCTACGGTTTTTCCTACTCTTCAACTTGGTGACTGATGATAGAACTGAGAAATGAGGTGATGTACTCTCAATCCATTCAATCAATTCAATAATAAATGACATTCATGAATCAGGGAGTGGAGACAATTCCAACTACTGAATCCTGCAAGATACTGTTCTTAATTATACAACAACCTTTTTTGCCAAAGCTGAGATGCTGAAAAAAAATTGCCCAACCAACAGAGGTCTATAttggtccactaatacaggactagtaaaggcccagtgctctACTTTcgtgcaattttttttttttcaattcttTTAAACTTTTTTAATaaagttattattatttgttaAAAATTctgggggtgctgcagcaccactACTTCCCTCAGCTATGGGAACACATCTGCCCCTCCCTTCCCCGACCTTAACAGAGGCTATCTAACGATGGCATCTTCTAACACATAATCTCCTCCATCATATCACCCCAGGTAGCCGGGAGGCAGCGTTTGTGTATGCCATCTCCTCGGCAGGCGTGGTCTATGCAATTACCAGGGCCTGCAGCCAGGGGGACCTCAAGATCTGCAGCTGCGACGCCCAAAAGCGGGGCCAGGCTAACGACGACAGGGGCGAATTTGACTGGGGCGGCTGCAGCGACAACATCAACTATGGCATCAAGTTCACCAAGACCTTTGTTGATGCCAGAGAAAAGATGGTGAAGGACGCTCGGGCACTGATGAATCTACACAACAACCGCTGTGGACGAATGGTGAGCAATGGCGTAGGGGATAAGGGGCATTATACTTTTTGGAATGTGCACTGTGATGCATCTGGACTTGATACACACAGCTAACTGGCTGACAGGCAGTCCCTTTCAACTAACAGAGCATGCTATAACTACTGTGTAACAACATGGTTACTACAATGGAACCGACATTGCTGGTAAAATTCAAGCCACTGTTGAACAGACATTCTGTAAATGCTCTAGACGTGAATAGTGAGTGTACTGGGTTGTTCACAAGTGAGCCTGTGTCTTAACCACCAATGACATTATCCAACCATTTCGATTTCAGGCAGTGAAGCGCTTTATGAAACTGGAGTGCAAGTGTCATGGCGTCAGCGGCTCCTGTGCCCTTAGAACCTGCTGGCTGGCCATGTCGGACTTCCGGAGGACCGGGGACTACCTCCGGAAGAAGTACAACACGGCCATCGAGGTGACCATGAACCAAGATGGCACCGGGTTCATGGTGGCTGACAAGGACTTCAAGGGAACCACCAAGAATGAGCTGGTGTATGTAGAAAACTCCCCTGACTACTGCCTCATGGACAGAGCAGCAGGTGGGTCAACTCAAGCAGTTAAGGGTGTTaggtagggccaggagtttttcttcAACACATGACCTGACAGAGAAAAACAAGGATGTTTTAGCAATGGCTAAGAGGAAATCTCTTTATGCAAAAATTTGAGTATATGATTCGGAATAATATCACATTTAGTCATACATAGTTTGATTGATGTTATTCTAGTACTTATCACCAAACGTATATTTTGCCATTAGAAACCTAGTTGCTCTGAGTCAAGACTGTTACCCAGAAGGTAGATAATACAGCGGCCTACTCCTCAAATACGTCTATGAGAATACCAGACTCATCTGCCGAAGGCCTGCATACCTGCATAGCTTAGAGTTCAATTATTtgacctttaacttctctctAATTCCAACTGTGTTTTCTCTGCCTTGGTAATCTCTGTTTCTCACGCCCCTCATGTCCCATCACTTCAGCAGAGCGTCCATAGAGCTCTAGAACAGCTAACAGGCTCTGGTTATGATACTTTGGATGTATTGTGTGTTACTGGTATCATCCTCATCTCTGTTAGGCCTATGGTTATAGGTTGACACGTAGTGAACTGATGTTAATTAGGAAGAGAAGCTATACTACGCCCCTAGACTACTTCAAGGTGCAGCAGGGCTGATTTTAAAGGGCTTATAGCTCTCTTCTCCGCTAATCTCTATTGTATAGGAATTCACACCCTAAGGATACAACAAGGACATTTTTTTAATCCTTCTCTGGTCCCTATTAAGCTCCACTCCCAAATGCTCAAGGGGAAAACCTCCACTCACACCCATTCTCACACCCCTTCACTCACGGGCCGGCTTGTCTTTAACCATGGCGTCTGTCTTGTGCCCTCTCCAAAGGCTCCCTGGGAACGGCAGGGAGAGTCTGCAACAAGTCTTCTAGAGGCACAGACAGCTGCGAGGTCATGTGTTGCGGACGGGGCTACGACACAATGCGCGCCAAGCGAGTCACCAAGTGCGAGTGCAAGTTCAAGTGGTGTTGCGCCGTGGAGTGTAAGGACTGTGAGAACACTGTGGACGTTCACACCTGTAAGCCCCACAGGCGACCCGATTGGCTGGACCAAACCAGACGCTGAGGCCCATTCTTTCAAAGGACATAGCAGTGGCCAACTGCATTGTGGGATATGTATTTCCTACCCCTGACTCCTTTCGGACCTCCATTACCTCTGACAGCCCCTTATAAAGTGACATCCTAAAGAACCTTTCCCAAGGCGCCGTATCCCAACTTGGTTTGTATGGTGCAGTACTGTATGGGACTGTTCTGTGGGAAGGCTGTCTAAGAGAATGGTTGGGCTGGGAGAGGGGATAGTTCctatttatgtttttgtttgtttgtgttgatCGTGTGCTGCTTCCAAGGTGTCGAGGACACTATTTTTCTACAGACATTCATTCACACAGTATCTGTTGTGGAAATGCAGAACAGGACATTGTACTGTGAGCACACCAGAGATTGAGTTAGGATTGTTGGCTGgtgtatgtgttgttgtttttttgctttGTTTAAGACTATGTTCTCTTTCTAAATCTGTGATCACTTTGTTCAGTGTTTCATTGGTCTGTCAATAGAAAGAGATGAAGAACTGAAATTGTACTCTGCTTGATATAATGGAAAGACTGACTTGTATTCAGTTGTTAGGAGTAAAAGAAATATTTAAAAAAGGTGGACA
Coding sequences:
- the LOC129851404 gene encoding protein Wnt-2b-A-like, giving the protein MKIEMFCFFKPRGYSRTRARSRNGTISRHSSNSTSRLYFTFILLLLIFTPRVDSSWWYIGALGARVICDNIPGLVNKQRQLCQRHPDLMQSIGEGAKEWIRECQHQFRHHRWNCSTLDRDHTVFGRVMLRSSREAAFVYAISSAGVVYAITRACSQGDLKICSCDAQKRGQANDDRGEFDWGGCSDNINYGIKFTKTFVDAREKMVKDARALMNLHNNRCGRMAVKRFMKLECKCHGVSGSCALRTCWLAMSDFRRTGDYLRKKYNTAIEVTMNQDGTGFMVADKDFKGTTKNELVYVENSPDYCLMDRAAGSLGTAGRVCNKSSRGTDSCEVMCCGRGYDTMRAKRVTKCECKFKWCCAVECKDCENTVDVHTCKPHRRPDWLDQTRR